In Thermococcus sp., one DNA window encodes the following:
- a CDS encoding lysylphosphatidylglycerol synthase transmembrane domain-containing protein, which yields MDWRKVALMGFGVIIIAFLLWWAGIEEVLAILRRSDIRYLLLAGAMYVLGLLSWAERWRVLIKSLGMEAPFGKVLLSLLAGIFVNNVTPGARGGGEPIRMYFLAKEIEKPYGQVFATVMMDRILDLVPVVFMLALSTAYVYYLGSVSLTVTLVVLDAVFGALVAISLGILLSERKTRRALLWFYRLMERFLPAKADKYREKFLRIVSVDVPRFQSDFRFLMGHKGAFLLALFYSTASWLFTILRTYCTFLAIGFPVKFVDVMVVQMVGIVVGMISVIPGGAGIVETINSGVYVLLGIDKEVAVTATVLDRIISYWIPTGVGAIVTTHMGAKIRRRKSLIGSGEKREN from the coding sequence ATGGACTGGAGAAAGGTTGCCCTTATGGGCTTTGGAGTCATCATAATTGCGTTCCTCCTCTGGTGGGCCGGAATAGAGGAAGTCCTCGCCATACTCAGGCGGTCTGACATCAGGTACCTCCTTCTAGCGGGGGCCATGTACGTCCTCGGTCTCCTTTCGTGGGCGGAGAGGTGGAGGGTTCTCATAAAGAGTCTCGGCATGGAGGCCCCCTTTGGAAAGGTTCTGCTCTCCCTGCTCGCCGGCATCTTCGTGAACAACGTGACCCCCGGGGCGAGGGGAGGTGGTGAGCCTATCAGGATGTACTTCCTGGCGAAGGAGATAGAGAAGCCCTACGGACAGGTTTTCGCGACAGTTATGATGGACAGAATCCTCGATCTAGTTCCAGTAGTCTTCATGCTCGCCCTCTCAACTGCGTACGTCTACTACCTAGGATCAGTTTCACTCACGGTGACCCTCGTTGTGCTCGACGCGGTCTTCGGAGCCCTCGTGGCGATCAGCCTTGGAATCCTTCTGAGCGAGAGAAAAACCCGGAGGGCCCTCCTCTGGTTCTACCGCCTTATGGAAAGGTTTCTCCCGGCAAAGGCCGATAAATACCGGGAAAAGTTCCTGAGGATAGTCAGCGTCGACGTCCCGAGGTTCCAGAGCGACTTCCGCTTCCTGATGGGACACAAGGGTGCCTTCCTGCTGGCCCTCTTCTACTCCACAGCCTCGTGGCTCTTCACAATACTGAGGACTTACTGCACCTTCTTGGCGATAGGCTTTCCAGTTAAGTTCGTGGACGTCATGGTCGTCCAGATGGTCGGCATAGTTGTCGGCATGATAAGCGTAATCCCTGGAGGGGCGGGAATCGTCGAGACAATAAACTCCGGCGTCTACGTTCTCCTCGGCATAGATAAGGAGGTCGCCGTCACGGCCACCGTCCTCGACAGGATTATCTCCTACTGGATACCCACGGGAGTGGGAGCCATCGTGACTACCCACATGGGGGCCAAGATAAGGCGGAGGAAAAGTTTAATTGGGTCGGGAGAGAAGAGAGAGAATTAA
- a CDS encoding LEA type 2 family protein: protein MGLIKKLVLLFVLLLLLWGAYVAYAVVTMAPQLSASWGEVNEKETQIVVTAHWKKPLLLPLEVRYAVLDFSGVEVARVERFSYGPFSTGAEVVIGIDNHNIVRALFKYLDNGQRGEASLTFRAFLLKFIPLKLDLSQEINEDILGQMNFTAESTPILGGLAQSPALVSTKVEWKGATGERGEMIAYMKLYNPNDFPLPVGNLRFNVYANGIKVGSGQTVESVVIPAKGYKVLPVETVIYGDEIPKAWVLHVKNGETSKLRIDLYLTVNALGKDVNVKLFSKEETVKTDIMESINQALQEASESLSSLSSKLRG, encoded by the coding sequence ATGGGGTTAATCAAAAAGCTCGTCCTGCTCTTCGTTCTCCTTCTCCTCCTCTGGGGAGCCTATGTTGCCTACGCCGTGGTGACAATGGCGCCACAGCTGAGTGCCTCATGGGGCGAGGTTAACGAGAAGGAGACCCAGATCGTTGTCACAGCACACTGGAAAAAGCCCCTCCTGCTACCCCTCGAGGTCAGGTACGCGGTCCTAGACTTCTCGGGTGTGGAAGTTGCGAGGGTCGAGAGGTTCTCCTACGGACCGTTCAGCACGGGAGCAGAGGTCGTGATCGGGATAGACAACCACAACATCGTCAGGGCGCTCTTCAAATACCTCGACAACGGCCAGAGGGGAGAGGCCAGCCTGACCTTTAGGGCCTTCCTCCTCAAGTTCATACCCCTGAAGTTAGACCTCAGTCAAGAGATTAACGAGGACATCCTCGGGCAGATGAACTTCACCGCCGAGAGCACGCCAATCCTCGGTGGCCTCGCCCAGAGCCCGGCCCTCGTGAGCACGAAGGTCGAGTGGAAGGGAGCCACCGGCGAGAGGGGGGAGATGATAGCCTACATGAAGCTCTACAACCCCAACGACTTCCCGCTCCCGGTCGGCAACTTGCGCTTCAACGTCTACGCCAACGGGATAAAGGTCGGCTCGGGCCAGACGGTTGAGAGCGTGGTGATACCAGCGAAGGGCTACAAGGTTCTCCCGGTAGAGACCGTCATATACGGGGACGAGATACCAAAGGCCTGGGTTCTTCATGTAAAGAACGGGGAAACGAGCAAGCTCAGGATAGACCTGTACCTGACGGTAAACGCCCTCGGCAAAGACGTTAACGTCAAGCTCTTCAGCAAGGAGGAGACCGTGAAGACCGACATAATGGAGAGCATCAATCAGGCCCTTCAGGAGGCATCGGAAAGCCTTTCCAGTCTTAGTTCAAAGCTCAGAGGTTGA
- a CDS encoding DUF3201 domain-containing protein, whose protein sequence is MKVREVHDFLNRLWEDVFALNEELREELPEGFEVEDVEEVFGAYIFLDGEWRLMKYPHPAFEIKPQIEVGATPESYYLVVAVPRERISENFLGTFLEVFPRSFIYGSENFLNDVYNWRRDGRLSPTEVLERIKGSNEKVFQFEANFGSAKALKQGVKRLIDLGKRFGIFDL, encoded by the coding sequence ATGAAGGTGAGGGAAGTCCACGACTTTCTCAACAGGCTATGGGAGGACGTTTTCGCGCTCAACGAAGAGCTCAGAGAGGAACTTCCGGAGGGTTTTGAGGTAGAGGACGTTGAGGAGGTCTTCGGGGCGTACATCTTCCTCGACGGCGAGTGGAGGCTCATGAAGTATCCGCACCCGGCCTTTGAGATAAAGCCCCAGATAGAGGTAGGTGCAACCCCGGAGAGCTACTACCTCGTTGTGGCGGTTCCGAGGGAGAGGATAAGCGAGAACTTCTTGGGAACGTTCCTTGAGGTGTTTCCGAGGAGCTTCATATACGGCAGTGAAAACTTCCTGAACGACGTCTACAACTGGAGGCGCGACGGAAGGCTCTCACCGACTGAAGTCCTTGAGAGGATTAAAGGGAGCAACGAGAAGGTCTTCCAGTTCGAGGCGAACTTTGGTTCGGCGAAGGCCCTGAAACAGGGAGTGAAGAGACTTATAGACCTCGGAAAGCGCTTTGGAATCTTCGACCTCTGA
- a CDS encoding CDP-2,3-bis-(O-geranylgeranyl)-sn-glycerol synthase: protein MGWLSSILWAFWYILPAYFANASPVLVGGGRPIDGGRVWRDGRRLLGDGKTWRGFIGGVTIGTLVGLIQYFITPGFYGDLPTALKLAFLLSFGALVGDLIGSFFKRRANLPRGAPAIGLDQLGFLISALAFAYPVKTLSSGQIIFLLVVSPFVHWGANYLAYRLGWKSVPW from the coding sequence ATGGGCTGGCTCTCATCGATCCTCTGGGCATTCTGGTACATACTCCCCGCTTACTTCGCTAACGCCTCCCCGGTTCTCGTCGGGGGCGGGAGGCCGATAGACGGTGGTAGGGTCTGGAGGGACGGGAGAAGGCTCCTCGGAGATGGAAAGACCTGGAGGGGCTTCATCGGTGGAGTTACCATTGGAACGCTCGTTGGGTTAATCCAGTACTTCATAACGCCCGGCTTCTACGGAGACCTCCCGACGGCCCTAAAGCTCGCGTTTCTCCTCTCCTTCGGAGCTCTGGTTGGTGATTTGATCGGGAGCTTCTTCAAGAGGCGCGCAAACCTGCCGAGGGGAGCACCTGCAATAGGCCTCGACCAGCTCGGCTTTCTCATAAGTGCCTTGGCCTTCGCCTATCCTGTTAAGACCCTCTCCAGCGGGCAGATTATATTCCTCCTAGTGGTTTCCCCCTTCGTCCACTGGGGGGCCAACTACCTCGCCTACAGGCTCGGCTGGAAGAGCGTACCGTGGTGA
- a CDS encoding RsmB/NOP family class I SAM-dependent RNA methyltransferase produces MSYKEAFPEELREYYRRLFGSEAEEIMASLRTPVEKYYIRVNTLKTSRSKLIRILRREGLKPRRSPYLKEGIYFEREGPNFDDDYEPGLKRVVANKFASESVYQGAMLYAPGVLKADKGIKPGDEVEIRDPKGLLVGIGIARMSAKEMILSTRGLAVEVTLPKFRLPSLSELESFKEGLFYAQSLPSMVTARVLEPSEEELIIDMAAAPGGKTSHIAQLMENRGEIIAIDKSRNRLKKMEEELKRLGVKNVKTIRMDSRKLPELGVQADKILLDAPCTALGIRPKLWEIRTPKDIEATARYQRAFIWAAIKSLRKGGVLVYSTCTLSLEENEANVRYILEKGLKLEEQPLFIASHGIGLDNVQRFYPNRHMTQGFFIARLRKV; encoded by the coding sequence ATGTCCTACAAGGAGGCTTTCCCTGAGGAGCTGAGGGAGTACTACCGGAGGCTCTTCGGGAGCGAAGCCGAGGAGATAATGGCCTCCCTCAGGACGCCGGTTGAGAAGTACTACATCAGGGTGAACACGCTGAAGACGAGCAGGTCAAAGCTCATCAGAATCCTGAGGAGGGAGGGCCTGAAGCCCAGGAGGAGCCCTTACCTGAAGGAGGGCATCTACTTCGAGCGAGAGGGGCCGAACTTTGACGACGACTACGAACCGGGGCTTAAGAGGGTCGTTGCAAACAAGTTCGCGAGCGAGAGCGTCTATCAGGGGGCAATGCTCTACGCCCCGGGAGTTTTGAAGGCCGACAAAGGCATAAAGCCGGGCGACGAGGTCGAAATCCGCGATCCAAAGGGCCTCCTCGTTGGAATTGGAATAGCGAGGATGAGCGCCAAGGAGATGATACTCTCGACGAGGGGATTGGCAGTTGAGGTTACCCTCCCAAAGTTCAGGCTCCCGAGCCTGAGCGAGCTGGAGAGCTTTAAGGAGGGTCTCTTCTACGCCCAAAGTCTGCCCTCCATGGTGACGGCGAGGGTTCTTGAGCCGAGCGAGGAGGAGCTGATAATAGACATGGCGGCGGCACCGGGCGGGAAGACGAGTCACATAGCCCAGCTGATGGAGAACAGGGGTGAAATAATCGCGATAGACAAGTCGAGGAACCGCCTGAAAAAAATGGAGGAGGAACTCAAAAGGCTGGGCGTCAAGAACGTCAAAACCATACGCATGGACTCAAGGAAGCTCCCGGAACTCGGGGTTCAGGCGGACAAGATACTCCTGGATGCGCCGTGCACGGCCCTCGGGATAAGGCCCAAACTCTGGGAGATCAGGACTCCGAAGGACATAGAGGCAACTGCGAGGTATCAAAGGGCCTTCATCTGGGCCGCAATAAAGTCCCTGAGGAAGGGAGGAGTCCTCGTTTACTCAACCTGCACCCTCTCGCTTGAGGAGAACGAGGCAAACGTCAGGTACATACTCGAAAAGGGCCTCAAACTTGAGGAGCAACCCCTCTTTATAGCCTCCCACGGCATAGGTCTCGACAACGTCCAGAGGTTCTACCCCAACAGGCACATGACCCAGGGCTTCTTCATAGCGAGGCTGAGGAAGGTGTGA